The Xyrauchen texanus isolate HMW12.3.18 chromosome 49, RBS_HiC_50CHRs, whole genome shotgun sequence genome contains the following window.
AATGCACAAAATGTACCTGTAAGGTGGACGAAATCAAAGGTCAGTCTCATgagcaataaaaaaaacaacatcgtctgaggaaaatgtgagtggtgttcgCCTGTGCAAAACTTGATGAAACGATGCAATAGGTGGTTACcatggtgttgctatgtggttgctacaaTGTTCTGAATGGGTTGTAgcctgttgctatgtggttgctagggtattgctatTTAGTTGCCAAGACattctgaatgtttttattatatttttattgtgttttgagtgtttaattagcacattgctatggggttgctagggtgttctgaatgattTGTAGCccattgctatgcggttgttatggtgttttgagtggttgccacggcattgctatttatttactaaGATACCTGTATTCtgaatgtttttagcatgttgctatgtggttgctatggtgttctgaatggtttgtagcctattgctatgtggttgctatggtgttgagTGTTTTTAAGGTAGTTGTAatgcagttgctaagatgttttaGGTTTTTCTTTAgcgcgttgctatgcagttgctagggtgattTGAATAGTTGCCACAGTGTTACTATGTATtgctaatatatttttaatgttttagcaTATTCAGCACATAgattttctccccattttggaatgcccaattcccaatgcactccaagtcctcatggtggtgtagtgtttcgcctcaatctgggtggcggtggATGAATCTaatttgcctccgcatctgagatgtCAActggcgcatcttatcacgtggcttgttgagcgcattaccgctgagacatagcgcgtgtggaggcttcacgccatccacgcaCCACTCACCTTgctccccaccgagagcgaaccacattatagtgaccacgaggaggttaccccatgtgactctacccttgctagcaaccgggccaatttggttgcttaggagacctggctggagtcactcagcatgcccttggATTCTATCacacaaactccaggggtggtagtcagcatctttactcactgagctacccaggccctggtTTTAGCACATTGTTGTGCAGTTGCTCAGGTGTTCAGAGTTTTTCTTTAGCATGttcctatgtggttgctagggtgttctgtgttgtTGCTAGTAGCTTGGTGCTGGTATTAGTAATAGTAGCCTAATAGAGAAGCTTGCCATATCagacaccactaataataattcaCACTAGGAGAAAAGACATTAATGTGCTTAATTAATATGTAGATTAGTATTTGTGAtgcatttaattatgttttgGAACCAACCGGTCCTGCCGATTCCAGCACTGCAATGAACCACCATGGGCGGCCCGAGTGGGTGACCCTTCCACTGTGACCCCAAAGCCTGGACCGCACACTGGTGCTGATGCTTCACGGCCCCTAGGAATTCAATCAGAGACACGGCGGAGGACGGGACCCCATAATCAGGCCAGCTAAGGAACTGGAAGTGAGTCACCTGCCTCTGTTCAAATGTCTGAAAATACATAgacagggttattatagttttaaatgctttatttaaaatgtattttcaatttgtcattcCTATTTTGCTCAGTACTTGTTTGagtgttttctttttcatttttgttttggaaTTATTAAACAGTAATTTAGGTTAGATGATTTTTTTCACTTAATATTCGTTAACAATAAAAGGCACTGATATAATGATATGCATCCTTTTCAGTCACATTACTTTTTCCTCACAGTCGCCACATGTTGTTGAATGGCATCGATCTTTTACTTTGTGCACAACCCCCTACTAcagtgagaggaaatcactccCATGTGGAACCAAATTGCATGTTATGTGactaaaatgtctgtgattagccactggttGGTAAATGTTCACGTTTCACTCACCGGTGATTGTGTAGTTGGCAAGAAGTTCAGCAcaatgttgagagtaaaagtttggtttgactcgttttgtgtgtccaaagatgacaTCCACCCAACCCATTTGTTATTAAATCATGTCTCTTCTAATACCCTTTCTTTTCTTTGCATCCAGTTGTTGATTATATTTCATTCTAATCATGGATCACACATATGAGGAAAAGCCATTCGAGTCTCTCTCGTtaatatgcgctcatttacagatgctctGCACAGAAcagccggttttcttaaagagacagtactggtttttaaaacgtgttcaacaaatcaatgttaatagtacaaattatgcatgtaaacaataaaaatgtaacaaaatataatatatgcaatataatatcatatttattgatggaatgcatggatttgttcatttttaaaaaccctaaatgtgaccaaaaaaaaaaaattaaaaaaatgtattaatattttcataatgtactttAGATAGAAGGTCccatgtataattaacagcagtagTTTGGggagaatttctttcataagcaagcaaaatggacattataactgaaatatatccaTAAGGATCGGTAATGAATCGAAATCAAATAACAAGCTTTTAAATCGGGATCAAatcaaatcgggaaatctgtatcaatacccttTTTGACCGATCAAGGACTATCTAATATTTATACAGATCTGAAGTCAGCCCAAATATTGCCAAGTTATGATTCACAAAAGTATGACTCTTACAAATGACTCTTTTAATGAATTAGTCAAAGATTTATGGAAGATTTGAGTCTCTTCATGAACAATTGAAGTTACGCTCTcacataatttcttttttgtaaaactgTACATGATATTGAaataaaacatgttacaaaaacaGTATTGTTTTGCTTAGAATGCATTTGAATGCTTGCTGGTGTGTCATACCTCTGTGTTGTGTAGCTCTAATGTGGTTTGGTTGTAATGCGCATGGTTGTCTACTCTATGATTGACCACAGCGATGTGTCCGTACACCTCCTGACCACACTCCTCTTGGGGCCAGTACTGTCCACACTTCCTTCGGCCTCCTTCTTGTGTcctaaacacagacagacagacagacagacagacacactttaATCAGCAGTCTCTTTTGAGAGTCGCACGTAAAGTAGTTCACACCAACAAAGCGCCAATGGACGTCATGATATATTGCACAGACAAAATCATTATTCTGGTAAACAAAGTTGTGTTCCGCTCCAATGAGTGCTTCCTAAGAAAAACCAGTTGCTGGATTGTTTGAGTTCGCAAGAGTCATGGCTCTGATTCCTTGAAAGATATTCAAAAGATTTGTTTGAGAAATTTAGATTCAAGTACACAATCTTTCAGCACACCTTTATATTTCTCTTTGTTCTCACTCCTAATCATCAAATAAAAAGAGCAAATGGTGGTTGGTGACTTGACACATTAGTCAGACACCTTCTTCATGTCTAAGTGAACTGATCTCCGTGACCCCGGTCTCAccttgttgtcatgacgatgacGAGCACACTTTGCTCCCAAACCATTCTCCAGAAATCTCCGTAGGTTTTCTCCAGCGGACCTGTTCAAAAACAAAGCATATATACACGATCAGCtactacattaaaaccacctgcctaatatcgtgtaggtcccacttgtgctgccaaaacagcgccaacccacatcagaatagcattctgagattatattcttctcaccataattgcacagagtggttatctgagaacAGTCGAGTGTTTATCAATGTGAAACATCCCCATttattctaataacacttattaagcatttgggcactgaagacacaagcttGTTAAGTTTAgtaagtggaattttcccccattatgTAGTCCTTCATCTGCGCAATTGTATGGGGCCTTAGTTGCTGTATTTTgcgcttcataatgtgccacattTCTCAATTGTCCACATCAGGACAGCAGGCAGGCCAATCCAGCACCCGCATTCTCCGCtttcacagccatgcacttgtaatctgggtAATATATAGTttagcattgtcctgctggaaaattcaGGGGTGTCTCTGGAAAAGACATCATCTGGATGGCAGTATAAGTTGCTCCAAAACTATCCTATATTTCTGTATTAATAGTGAAAAAATAGATGTGCAAGTTGTCCATGCCATCAGCACTGACATACCCCTGGCCCAAACAGACACTGGATTACATATTAAAAAAACGGACGCTTTTGACTGCTTGGATGGTCCTAATCATCTTTtgcaaactttttgaaatgtggactctttggACCAAAACACGGTTCCActattctactttccatctaaggtGAGACCgtgcccagagaagtcggcagcgcttcttgacagtgttgatgtacggcttctgctttgcatagtaaagtcttaacttgcatctgtggatgcagcgcgAGTGGGTTGACTaataaaggtttactaaagtaatcccaagcccttgttcatgatatccattttttaagacagtgatgtctgagggatcacaGATCACATGCATTCAAAAACGGTTTcagtcttgccctttacgcatcGAGATTTGACCGggttccttgaatcttttaactatattgtgcactgtagagggtgaaatgcccaaactccttccaatttgtctttggcattgttctcaaagtgctggattattagCTGATGCACCTGTTGGCAAATTGGTGAGCAcccatccttgctcttgaaggactaggcttttttcagaggcatcttatatactatgacacgattgcctcacccgTTTAACATTTGTTTCACATCacctttttaaacacaattagtCAGATTCAAAAAACAAGCAATGAAATTCACTAGGTAAAACATATAAAAAGTGTTGTTAGTAGTTCTCTAAATAAAGCACAGGGTGAATTGAATTGACAAAtgactcatttttgtttttattaacattttccatactgtcccaagtTTTTCTAAATAGGGGTGGTAAAAAAGGGGCTGATTGTTTTTACCCTGAGTTCCAATATATGCATTTTTCTGTTTATATCCGTCCATGAAGCTGGCGTTTATGTAGTCTGATCTCTGTGAAAAGAAAACCGGTCGTTTAGAACAAATggtacattaaataaaacattcataAACGCAAATATAGCCAATTATAGATCtgtaaacagaataaaataagacAGCACAGACCTCGTTCCGTCTTGGTTTGAGTTGCACACGGGTTTGATCAAGGCACAATACGTCGCCATAGCGATTCCGTTCCTGATTGTGAACAGCCCTGAAgaattttaaaaaacaacatgaaatcaaaattgaccccagATTGATGGCAGTTACTTTCTAAATAAACAACCCTGGTATTTTTGTACTTGTTAGGCCTAGTCAGTTAGTTTTCAAAATAAACTTTCATTAAAATAGGCTCAAAATTGTATTGAGCAATAATACCACTGCCTATTTTTCACGATCCAATCAAATCCtgttggataaaatcaagtcccaccctctttatgactttcttttgtccaTAGGAAAATgtagcctcagtaaccattcactttaatcatgatgaaaaaaaaaaaaaagtgaatggtgactaaggctaacattctgcccaacatctcctttcatattccatgaaataaaaataaaaaaaaactcacatgGGTTTgcaacaatatgagggtgagtaaatgatgacagaatttcatttttggatgaactatccctttaaaactcaCATTGCACAGGTAAACGTTCCTGGAGGCTGTTCGCGGCGAATCTCCTCATATTCCAGGTAGATTCCGCTGCGCTGAGCCCGGTTCAGGTGGGCCATGAGCTCGGGCAGACCCATACCCTCGGGTCCAGGTGTGTGTATGGAGGTGTTCTCCAGGGGAATCCCCACCAGCTCATCCACTGGGTCCACACGGCCATTCTGCTCAGAAAGCAGCTGCAGGTTCCAGCTGTGCACATCCAGAGGCAGACACCCGCCAAGGTGTTGAGGTAAACAGTCTCTGGGGAGGTGCTGCTGCAGGTCGGCCATCTTCACCATCTGAACCTGATATTACATCAGTCAATCAGACAGTATTACAATGGAAACACAGTAAAGTAAACATTGCTATATGGGCTAAGAAATACTGTATGAGCAATAATTAATTAACAGTAGATCATCATTCATTTACCGTAGACGAAAAGTGATCACTTGCCAAACATtgtcttttgaaaaataaaatgtatcacatTTCGCATGAATAATTGTGAATTAGTCCATAAACGGTGATGGTGACAGAGTCTTGGCAgagttacaatgctctatatgtaaatattcaccaagttaagctttttatagcctgtaTATTCACCACATTAAGGGTTttggccacagaggaacacaaAAAGCTTCCtgggaaatgcaagcttgtagtaccacctgtttactccagagggcagtaagtgaaacttcagctgtatggcaacacgcagtttatacagtgaagaaaacactttacgttcttgcgttcaaaacacttggagcgctaATTCAAACTAAGTggtctcaatatgtgttctaagtaataaactatatttaacttgatacagtggacctaaaaatgttatgtttattacACAACGCAcctgagatgctacacaagcatgtctgatgcttgttgaaacTGACGGGcctttaaacaagccctcataataaatctccaactgattgacaaattcacttgtgaaatggattgctgtgaactgtgtgtcaatgattggcttatgatcaataatatggtagtaaacaatacattgtattgtaaagccattttgtattgtcttatcaattatatatatatatatatatatatatatatatatatatatatatatatatatatatatatatatatataaatatatatatatatataaataaatgtgtataattatttcatcattatatatagaattattgttatatgctttcagcaaatatttgtatatgcgattaattaattaatcgggacactgtgtaattaatttgattaaaatttgtaatcgattgacaccCCATCATCATTCACttctaattgactatatcacaattccagtgggtcagaagtttacatacactcagTTTACTGTgccattaagcagcttggaaaattccagaaaatgatgtcaagcctttagacaattagccaattagcttttgataggaggtgtactgaattagaggtgtacctgtggaaactcagtgcctctttgcttgacatcatgggaaaatcaaaagatatcagtcaagacctcagaaaaaattattgtgcaatttccaaacacctgaagataCCACGTT
Protein-coding sequences here:
- the LOC127640433 gene encoding tyrosine-protein phosphatase non-receptor type 9-like; protein product: MAGRLSAEEEQATKQFLEEINKWTSQHGVSPLSWDVAVKFLMARKFDVLRAIELFHSYRETRLREGIVKLQPHEEPLRSELLSGKFTVLGVRDPSGASIALYTAKLHHPSKTGNHVVLQALFYLLDRAVESFETQRNGLVFIYDMAGSNYTNFELDLSKKILNLLKGAFPARLKKVLIVGAPVWFRVPYNLLSLLLKEKLRERVQMVKMADLQQHLPRDCLPQHLGGCLPLDVHSWNLQLLSEQNGRVDPVDELVGIPLENTSIHTPGPEGMGLPELMAHLNRAQRSGIYLEYEEIRREQPPGTFTCAMAVHNQERNRYGDVLCLDQTRVQLKPRRNERSDYINASFMDGYKQKNAYIGTQGPLEKTYGDFWRMVWEQSVLVIVMTTRTQEGGRRKCGQYWPQEECGQEVYGHIAVVNHRVDNHAHYNQTTLELHNTETFEQRQVTHFQFLSWPDYGVPSSAVSLIEFLGAVKHQHQCAVQALGSQWKGHPLGPPMVVHCSAGIGRTGTFCALDICLSQLQDVGTLTICQTVRRMRTQRAFSIQTPEQYYFCHTAILEHAHRQGLLSANQ